The Cohnella abietis genome has a segment encoding these proteins:
- a CDS encoding SDR family NAD(P)-dependent oxidoreductase codes for MDLGLKDKVALITGGSKGIGLETAVILASEGAKVAIVARNEEALQAAAKRIKETTGADALVISADISVEAEARGAVEQTAQHFGGLDILINNAGRSAAKPFEEATAESWASDLDLKLLGPVHSSKAAIPLMRQRGGGAILNVTAIQGKAPSASSLPTSVSRAAGLALTKAMSKDLAGDNIRVNAVCIGLIRSDQIERMWQASAPEQTWEEFASNPRHGIPLKRIGQTEEAAKVIAFLVSGAASYVTGTAVNIDGGTSAVL; via the coding sequence ATGGATTTAGGATTAAAGGATAAAGTTGCGCTAATTACAGGTGGCAGCAAAGGAATCGGACTAGAGACAGCGGTAATACTAGCGTCGGAAGGCGCAAAGGTGGCAATAGTTGCTCGCAATGAAGAGGCGCTTCAAGCTGCGGCCAAACGTATTAAGGAAACTACGGGTGCAGATGCATTAGTCATCTCCGCAGATATTTCAGTAGAAGCAGAGGCACGAGGTGCGGTGGAACAAACTGCACAGCATTTCGGTGGACTGGATATTTTGATCAACAATGCCGGAAGGTCTGCGGCTAAGCCGTTTGAAGAGGCTACTGCAGAAAGCTGGGCTTCAGATCTAGATTTGAAATTGTTAGGACCAGTCCACAGCTCTAAGGCAGCAATTCCACTTATGCGTCAAAGAGGTGGCGGCGCTATACTGAATGTGACGGCTATTCAGGGGAAGGCGCCATCTGCGTCGTCTTTGCCAACATCAGTCAGTCGGGCAGCAGGGCTTGCGCTTACGAAGGCCATGAGCAAGGACCTCGCCGGTGACAATATTCGTGTTAACGCCGTGTGCATCGGTCTAATTCGTAGCGATCAGATTGAGCGGATGTGGCAGGCTTCTGCGCCAGAGCAAACTTGGGAGGAGTTCGCTTCCAACCCGCGTCATGGTATTCCACTTAAGCGAATAGGTCAGACGGAAGAGGCAGCGAAAGTGATTGCTTTTCTGGTATCTGGAGCAGCCTCCTATGTGACAGGAACTGCAGTGAACATAGACGGTGGTACATCAGCTGTATTATAA
- a CDS encoding DUF1801 domain-containing protein translates to MNQEVTDFIEALPESWQAELSTRLREAVHRAIPDVQERIQYKKPHFLKNGKYSAVISTSKDAVSFTIFNASELTLPQELFDGPPERKTIKLKKGQTVDADQLSSFVSQASSTL, encoded by the coding sequence ATGAATCAGGAAGTCACGGATTTTATCGAAGCGTTACCGGAATCTTGGCAAGCAGAGTTGAGTACCCGTCTTCGTGAGGCGGTTCACCGTGCGATTCCGGACGTGCAGGAACGCATTCAGTACAAGAAACCACATTTTCTGAAAAACGGGAAGTACTCCGCCGTCATCTCGACATCGAAAGACGCGGTCAGCTTTACGATATTTAATGCGAGCGAGCTTACGTTGCCGCAAGAGTTGTTCGACGGTCCTCCAGAAAGAAAGACGATCAAGCTGAAGAAAGGCCAGACGGTCGACGCGGATCAATTGTCTTCTTTCGTAAGCCAGGCATCCTCGACTCTTTAG
- a CDS encoding ABC transporter substrate-binding protein gives MPRESHFNNHLSQEMIEVAIQLWARFSIDIVDVRLQLLQPDKPLQLNRLPTSMFIYIQGGAASVTLNRTSYQSGRFGIFHGGKGTELSICPMDTELETYMVLYKAGSTPFYKRSIHRLLEQINPFTQVYGFSPENPIFFMEKLKEMYEHWNSNVKVNQFYSKVILYQTIHQIYIELRKGNIRYFEPDYVGVVKQYLDEHYSEQVSIHSMAELLPISRSLLTKLFKKRENKSVEEYLNEKRLDAAKKYLQKSHITIQEIAVGCGFVDELNLNRMFKKYYRMTPRDYRRKMMDNFTNCDIDNDSQHPYNDRGLDRLAISKGDGELFMFGQTRSKEFVLAAATSLMLLLSACTSNATVNHAGSPNPTQSQTQAASSAETKGTETAVQTRVIKTESGDVEVPADPQRIVYLVGNNIGDILPFGKTVVGVDIYGDPSKRPEEWKQQWGQNLNGVSLVSGDDLESILALEPDLIIGSRTWTASSIEQLNKIAPTIFYNEMSELEERMTFFGEVFGMTEQAKEFIAQYKIKAEAAKQRLVDSNLHDKKIVFLQGVEEGTAGLQGDKTRGIIYNDLGMRAPEIVENKFFNSKNPKSEGYYSPISLEVIGEYLSEADIIAYTYFGPNVDELKKQLTESAIWNGLPAVKKGNVLFYSIDDTLNDYDYASRMVSLDTFANALIELPLAKKQQ, from the coding sequence TTGCCAAGAGAAAGTCATTTTAATAATCATTTATCGCAAGAGATGATCGAAGTGGCCATTCAATTATGGGCGCGATTTTCGATCGACATTGTCGATGTTCGTCTTCAATTGCTTCAGCCTGACAAGCCGTTGCAGCTTAACAGGCTGCCAACCAGCATGTTTATATATATCCAAGGTGGTGCAGCAAGCGTAACGCTTAATCGTACTTCTTATCAATCTGGCAGATTTGGTATTTTTCATGGGGGGAAGGGGACCGAACTTTCGATTTGTCCAATGGATACGGAGCTGGAGACCTATATGGTTTTGTATAAAGCGGGGAGTACTCCATTTTATAAGCGGAGCATTCATCGATTACTAGAACAGATCAATCCATTTACACAAGTGTACGGGTTCTCACCGGAGAATCCCATCTTTTTCATGGAAAAGCTTAAAGAGATGTATGAGCATTGGAATTCGAATGTAAAGGTAAATCAATTTTATTCAAAGGTAATCCTGTATCAGACGATACATCAAATTTACATAGAGCTAAGGAAGGGGAACATTCGTTACTTTGAGCCTGATTACGTAGGGGTGGTCAAGCAGTATCTCGATGAACATTATAGCGAGCAGGTGTCCATTCATTCAATGGCGGAGCTGCTTCCTATTAGCAGAAGTTTGCTCACTAAATTATTCAAGAAACGCGAAAATAAAAGTGTAGAAGAATATTTGAACGAAAAACGATTGGATGCAGCTAAGAAGTATTTGCAGAAAAGCCACATTACCATACAGGAGATTGCCGTGGGTTGTGGTTTTGTAGATGAATTGAATTTGAACCGTATGTTTAAGAAGTATTACCGCATGACGCCAAGGGATTACAGAAGAAAAATGATGGATAACTTTACGAATTGTGATATTGATAACGATTCTCAACATCCTTACAATGATAGAGGACTAGATCGACTAGCCATATCAAAAGGAGACGGGGAGTTATTCATGTTTGGACAGACAAGAAGTAAGGAATTTGTACTAGCTGCGGCAACAAGTTTGATGCTGCTGTTGTCAGCATGCACGTCGAATGCGACGGTGAATCATGCAGGATCTCCAAACCCTACGCAGTCGCAAACGCAGGCGGCATCCAGTGCAGAAACAAAGGGGACAGAGACGGCAGTGCAGACTCGTGTTATTAAAACAGAGAGTGGAGATGTCGAGGTTCCGGCTGATCCGCAGCGTATAGTATATTTGGTAGGAAATAATATTGGGGATATTTTGCCATTTGGAAAAACGGTGGTCGGTGTCGATATTTACGGTGATCCTTCTAAGCGGCCGGAGGAATGGAAGCAGCAATGGGGACAAAATCTCAATGGCGTTAGCCTAGTTTCCGGAGATGATTTGGAAAGCATTTTGGCTCTGGAGCCTGATCTCATTATTGGTTCTCGTACATGGACAGCATCATCAATTGAGCAGTTGAACAAAATAGCGCCGACTATCTTTTATAATGAAATGTCTGAATTGGAAGAACGGATGACTTTTTTTGGTGAAGTTTTTGGTATGACCGAACAAGCTAAGGAATTTATAGCTCAGTATAAAATCAAAGCAGAAGCAGCTAAGCAGCGTCTAGTGGACTCCAATCTCCATGATAAGAAAATCGTGTTTTTGCAAGGAGTAGAAGAAGGTACAGCTGGTCTGCAAGGCGACAAAACGAGAGGAATTATTTACAATGATTTGGGCATGCGAGCGCCTGAGATTGTTGAGAATAAGTTTTTCAATAGTAAAAACCCTAAATCAGAGGGCTACTATTCACCTATATCACTTGAAGTCATCGGGGAATATCTGAGTGAGGCTGATATTATCGCTTATACGTATTTTGGTCCTAATGTGGATGAACTCAAAAAGCAATTAACAGAGTCAGCGATATGGAATGGTCTTCCAGCAGTGAAGAAAGGAAATGTACTCTTCTATTCTATTGATGATACACTCAACGATTATGATTACGCTAGTCGAATGGTTTCCTTGGATACTTTTGCGAATGCACTTATAGAGCTTCCGCTTGCCAAGAAACAGCAGTGA